In Rhizobium gallicum bv. gallicum R602sp, the following proteins share a genomic window:
- a CDS encoding SfnB family sulfur acquisition oxidoreductase, with amino-acid sequence MSVGFEPVSVAAPPSSRPPLIGMHEQAVEAATHLAEIFAKKASERDRERALPWVEVEAFSQSGLWGITVPKEFGGPGLSPKTAAEVIATIGAADGSLSQIPQNHYYALEVLRVGGSWEQKRFFYDRVLAGERFGNALAEIGQKDFKRRTKLFREAGEWFVDGQKFYCTGAIFAHWIPTLAIAEEEGKQVGYLVIVPRDARGVTVIDDWDGFGQRVTGSGSVRFERVKIEERWIIPFQASFETPTTIGPFAQLMHAAIDLGIGRGAYQEMVRFIRERSRPWIDANVERASDDPLTMSAVGQVKVKLRAAEVLLDRAAAEVETAQTEMTESAVAAASIAVAEARILTTKAGLLAATKLFELSGTSSTASEDNLDRYWRNVRTHTLHDPVRWKYQAVGNYYLNDKLPPRHGAL; translated from the coding sequence ATGAGCGTTGGATTTGAACCAGTATCTGTCGCGGCTCCGCCGAGTTCGCGCCCGCCGCTTATCGGCATGCATGAGCAAGCGGTTGAAGCAGCCACCCATTTGGCCGAAATCTTCGCAAAGAAGGCCTCCGAGCGGGATCGCGAGCGGGCATTGCCCTGGGTGGAAGTTGAGGCGTTTTCCCAGAGCGGATTGTGGGGGATCACGGTGCCAAAGGAGTTTGGAGGGCCGGGATTGTCGCCGAAGACGGCAGCCGAGGTCATTGCAACCATAGGAGCTGCTGACGGCTCGCTATCTCAGATTCCGCAGAACCATTATTATGCTCTCGAAGTGCTTCGTGTCGGTGGGAGTTGGGAGCAGAAACGGTTCTTCTACGATCGCGTTCTGGCAGGTGAACGTTTTGGAAACGCGCTCGCCGAAATCGGCCAGAAGGATTTCAAGCGGCGCACGAAGCTCTTTCGAGAGGCCGGCGAGTGGTTCGTCGATGGCCAGAAATTCTATTGCACAGGAGCAATCTTCGCTCACTGGATTCCGACACTTGCGATAGCGGAGGAGGAGGGGAAACAAGTCGGCTATCTTGTCATCGTTCCGCGCGACGCTCGAGGCGTGACGGTGATCGACGACTGGGACGGGTTCGGTCAACGCGTAACCGGGAGCGGCTCAGTGAGATTTGAGCGTGTGAAGATAGAGGAACGGTGGATCATCCCGTTTCAAGCTTCGTTCGAAACACCCACTACGATAGGACCTTTCGCGCAGCTGATGCACGCAGCAATCGATCTGGGCATCGGTCGCGGCGCTTATCAGGAGATGGTCCGCTTCATCCGCGAGCGCTCCCGGCCATGGATTGACGCTAATGTCGAGCGTGCTTCAGACGACCCCCTGACAATGAGCGCTGTTGGGCAGGTGAAGGTGAAGCTTCGGGCGGCCGAAGTCCTTCTTGATCGCGCTGCGGCGGAGGTTGAGACCGCACAGACCGAAATGACAGAGAGCGCGGTTGCGGCGGCTTCAATCGCCGTCGCGGAGGCGAGAATCCTGACGACGAAGGCTGGCCTGCTGGCGGCGACCAAGCTCTTTGAACTTTCGGGAACCTCCTCGACAGCTAGCGAGGACAATCTCGATCGCTATTGGCGAAACGTCAGGACGCATACCCTCCATGATCCGGTCCGGTGGAAATACCAGGCGGTCGGAAATTACTATTTGAATGATAAGCTGCCGCCGCGCCACGGCGCGCTGTGA
- a CDS encoding LLM class flavin-dependent oxidoreductase — MSKQILINAFNMNSVGHINHGLWAHPRDQSHRYKSIDYWTSLAKTLERGLFDGIFLADIIGVYDVYNGSADLTLRESIQLPVNDPLLLVSAMAAVTKHLGFGITVNLSSDAPYVFARRMSTLDHLTDGRIGWNIVTGYLDSAARALGHDAQAEHDSRYDRADEYMEVLYKLWEGSWDEDAVVRDKERRIYADPNKVRSISHAGKFYQSSGYHLAEPSRQRTPVLYQAGTSGRGKKFAATHAECVFITATDKDAAKATARAIRQEAVNAGRSPQDVKVFVGVTVITGPTNAAAQEKYREYLSYANPEAGLAHFAASTGIDFSRYDLDEPINYGTSNAIQSAAQLAGQKRWTKRQLLDELKIGGRYPVIVGDGSLVAEELISWIEEGEIDGFNLTRTVVPESYEDFIDHAVPALQERGRYKTAYSNGALRRKLFGAGDTLPSSHPANAYRSPRHQKHQDV, encoded by the coding sequence ATGTCAAAACAGATCCTGATCAATGCCTTCAATATGAACTCCGTAGGCCATATCAATCACGGTCTTTGGGCTCACCCGCGGGACCAATCCCACCGCTATAAGAGTATCGACTACTGGACATCGCTCGCGAAAACACTGGAGCGTGGACTATTCGATGGCATTTTTCTCGCCGACATCATTGGCGTGTACGATGTCTACAATGGGTCGGCCGATCTTACGCTCCGGGAGTCCATTCAGTTGCCGGTGAACGACCCGCTTCTCCTGGTATCGGCCATGGCCGCCGTTACGAAGCATCTCGGATTCGGCATTACCGTCAACCTGAGTTCCGATGCGCCCTACGTCTTCGCGCGCCGGATGTCGACCTTGGACCACCTGACCGATGGCAGGATCGGCTGGAACATCGTGACAGGTTACCTCGACAGCGCTGCTCGGGCGCTGGGACACGATGCTCAGGCTGAACACGATAGCCGGTACGATCGTGCCGACGAATACATGGAAGTGCTCTACAAGCTCTGGGAAGGAAGTTGGGATGAGGACGCCGTCGTTCGTGACAAGGAACGCCGCATTTATGCGGATCCCAACAAAGTCCGGTCGATAAGCCACGCAGGCAAATTCTACCAGTCCAGTGGGTACCATCTGGCAGAACCATCCCGACAACGAACGCCGGTCCTTTATCAGGCAGGAACTTCGGGACGGGGCAAGAAGTTTGCTGCCACCCATGCCGAATGCGTGTTCATTACGGCAACTGACAAAGATGCGGCAAAAGCCACGGCCAGGGCCATCAGGCAGGAGGCCGTGAATGCCGGCCGCTCGCCCCAAGACGTCAAGGTGTTCGTAGGCGTAACCGTAATAACTGGCCCCACTAACGCAGCCGCCCAAGAGAAATATCGGGAATATCTCAGCTACGCCAATCCGGAAGCGGGCCTCGCTCACTTTGCGGCTAGCACCGGTATCGACTTCTCTCGCTACGACCTTGACGAACCAATCAACTACGGAACCTCAAACGCCATCCAGTCGGCTGCGCAACTGGCCGGTCAGAAGCGTTGGACGAAGCGGCAATTGCTTGATGAACTGAAAATCGGAGGCCGCTATCCCGTCATCGTCGGCGACGGTTCGCTTGTCGCTGAGGAGTTGATCTCGTGGATCGAGGAAGGAGAGATCGATGGCTTCAATCTCACCCGCACAGTCGTTCCAGAGAGCTATGAAGATTTCATCGACCATGCCGTTCCGGCACTGCAGGAGCGCGGCCGCTACAAGACCGCGTATTCAAACGGCGCGCTTAGGCGCAAACTCTTCGGTGCGGGAGACACGCTTCCGTCGAGCCATCCAGCGAATGCGTATCGATCTCCTAGGCATCAAAAACACCAGGATGTGTGA
- a CDS encoding MetQ/NlpA family lipoprotein — translation MNKKNFSTFTLTRRASLAALAISAAALATFSAPSSSYAEDKSIKVGIMSGEDEDVWRVVTTEAAKKGLKIETITFNDYTQPNEALENGEIDANAFQHQPYLDNQIKTHGYHIVPVGFTGVWPIGLYTKKYKSVAEIPDGAAIGLPNDPSNEGRALRVLEKEGLIKLKDGTGILATIADVTDNPKKLTIKELDAGIVGRSIDDLDAAVVNTDWALKSGLSPADRIAQEPIADNPYRNFIAVKQGSESEEWVKTLVSSYQNDTVKAEFDKVYKGTGLSAY, via the coding sequence ATGAACAAGAAGAATTTCTCCACGTTCACCCTGACGCGCCGTGCAAGCCTAGCAGCGTTGGCCATTTCTGCTGCGGCGCTGGCGACCTTTTCCGCGCCTTCCTCCTCGTATGCCGAAGACAAGTCCATCAAAGTCGGCATCATGAGCGGTGAGGATGAGGACGTTTGGCGGGTCGTCACCACCGAAGCCGCCAAGAAGGGCCTCAAGATCGAGACCATCACCTTCAACGACTACACCCAGCCGAACGAAGCGCTCGAGAACGGCGAAATCGACGCCAATGCCTTCCAGCACCAGCCCTATCTCGACAACCAGATCAAGACGCATGGCTATCATATTGTCCCTGTCGGCTTTACCGGTGTCTGGCCGATCGGTCTTTACACCAAGAAGTACAAGTCGGTCGCCGAAATCCCGGACGGTGCTGCGATCGGTTTGCCGAACGATCCGTCAAATGAGGGCCGGGCGCTACGGGTGCTAGAGAAGGAAGGTTTGATCAAACTCAAGGATGGCACCGGCATTCTCGCAACCATTGCCGACGTCACCGATAATCCGAAGAAACTTACGATCAAGGAACTGGATGCCGGCATCGTCGGCCGCTCGATCGATGATCTGGATGCTGCCGTTGTCAATACCGACTGGGCGCTGAAGAGCGGCCTGTCGCCCGCCGATCGCATCGCGCAGGAGCCGATCGCCGACAATCCCTATCGCAACTTCATCGCTGTAAAACAAGGCAGCGAAAGCGAGGAATGGGTGAAGACGCTAGTCTCCTCCTACCAGAACGACACGGTAAAGGCCGAGTTCGATAAGGTCTACAAGGGCACTGGTCTCAGCGCCTATTGA
- a CDS encoding methionine ABC transporter ATP-binding protein, whose product MNSFVSASAIETKPEAAEDVVRLLDVKRRFGTTPALDGISLSIAKGEIFGIIGRSGAGKSTLIRCLNGLERADGGEIHIEGRNITSLGERDLQPLRRRIGMIFQHFNLLSAKTVEENIALPLKIEGAAKTERLNRARELLDLVGLSDKAKAYPASLSGGQKQRVGIARALAARPALLLSDEATSALDPETTRSILSLLKDINRKLGLTVVLITHEMEVIRTIADRVAVIDSGKIVEEGQVWSVFANPQTAITKSLLSGIRPQLPDHIAARLSRTKGREVIISVDLAGSEAQGALFTDLAAELPHGFRLVHGGIDHIQSQPVARFFIAVPTRNIKLAGKVQQFLTARSARVEVLGYDSDHA is encoded by the coding sequence ATGAACTCATTCGTTTCCGCCTCGGCAATCGAGACGAAGCCCGAGGCCGCCGAGGATGTCGTGAGGCTCCTCGATGTCAAACGCCGCTTCGGCACGACGCCAGCCCTCGATGGCATTTCACTTTCCATCGCGAAGGGCGAGATTTTCGGCATCATCGGCCGCAGCGGCGCCGGAAAGTCGACCCTGATTCGGTGCCTCAACGGTCTGGAACGCGCCGACGGTGGCGAGATCCATATCGAGGGCCGCAATATTACCAGTCTCGGCGAAAGAGATTTACAGCCCCTGCGCCGGCGCATCGGTATGATCTTCCAGCATTTCAATCTGCTTTCGGCAAAGACGGTCGAAGAGAATATCGCCCTGCCGCTCAAGATCGAGGGTGCGGCGAAGACGGAGCGTCTGAACCGGGCACGCGAGCTGCTCGACCTTGTCGGGTTGTCGGATAAAGCAAAGGCCTATCCGGCTTCCCTTTCTGGCGGCCAGAAGCAGCGTGTCGGAATTGCCCGCGCGCTTGCGGCACGTCCCGCGTTGCTGCTTTCGGACGAGGCGACCTCGGCGCTCGATCCGGAGACGACGCGCTCAATCCTTTCGCTTCTCAAGGACATCAACCGCAAGCTCGGGCTGACCGTCGTTCTCATCACTCACGAAATGGAAGTGATCCGCACCATTGCCGATCGCGTCGCGGTCATCGATTCGGGGAAAATTGTCGAAGAAGGCCAAGTCTGGTCGGTCTTCGCTAATCCGCAGACGGCTATCACCAAAAGCCTGCTCAGCGGAATCCGACCGCAGTTGCCGGACCATATTGCGGCGCGTCTGTCGCGGACCAAGGGCAGGGAAGTGATCATCAGCGTCGATCTCGCCGGGTCAGAGGCGCAAGGTGCGCTTTTTACCGATCTTGCAGCTGAACTGCCGCACGGGTTCCGCCTTGTTCATGGCGGCATCGACCACATTCAAAGCCAGCCGGTGGCAAGGTTCTTCATTGCCGTTCCGACGCGCAACATTAAGCTCGCCGGCAAGGTGCAACAATTTCTGACGGCCCGCTCGGCGCGGGTGGAGGTGCTGGGTTATGACAGCGATCATGCTTGA
- a CDS encoding methionine ABC transporter permease, whose product MTAIMLELLFRSLWETIIMTSASGLISLIAGLPLGLALVLTARGGIAENNAINSALGALINGFRSVPFIILLVALIPLTRLIVGTSLGTWAAIVPLAIAATPYYARIAEVSLREVDRGLIDAVRAMGGNRWTIIREVLVPEALPGIVVGFTVTLVTLIGASAMAGAIGAGGLGDLAIRYGYQRFETNVMIAVVIVLIVLVCGIQWLGDRLVARLDHR is encoded by the coding sequence ATGACAGCGATCATGCTTGAACTGCTTTTCCGTTCACTCTGGGAAACCATCATCATGACCAGCGCGTCAGGGCTGATTTCGCTCATCGCCGGTCTGCCACTGGGGCTAGCGCTGGTTCTGACGGCCCGCGGCGGAATCGCGGAAAACAACGCGATCAACAGCGCGCTTGGCGCCCTAATCAATGGCTTCCGCTCAGTACCCTTCATTATTCTGCTGGTGGCGCTGATCCCGCTGACGCGGCTGATCGTCGGCACCTCGCTCGGGACATGGGCGGCGATCGTGCCGCTCGCGATTGCCGCAACGCCGTATTACGCGCGCATTGCCGAAGTGTCGCTTCGCGAGGTCGATCGCGGGCTCATCGACGCCGTGCGAGCCATGGGCGGCAATCGCTGGACGATCATTCGTGAAGTGCTGGTTCCGGAAGCTTTGCCTGGGATCGTTGTCGGTTTCACGGTCACGCTTGTGACACTGATCGGCGCTTCTGCGATGGCAGGCGCAATCGGTGCCGGCGGCCTTGGCGATCTCGCAATCCGCTATGGCTATCAGCGCTTTGAGACCAATGTGATGATTGCGGTCGTCATCGTGCTCATCGTGCTGGTCTGCGGCATCCAGTGGCTCGGCGACCGGCTCGTCGCGAGACTGGACCACCGCTGA
- the msuE gene encoding FMN reductase, with amino-acid sequence MAAPKLVGIAGSFNRPSKTYALVQNVAERATERYGFTSRIHDLHDVGPSLGRAIWRKELDDQAKEIIDAIVTSDALIVGAPTYKGSYPGLFKHLIDLIEPHELRAKPIVITATGGGDRHALMVEHQLRPLFGFFMSHTLPTAVYASDRDFTDYRVSSAPLSNRIEEVVGELAAFFPAENPILAAAE; translated from the coding sequence ATGGCTGCTCCCAAATTGGTCGGCATCGCCGGCAGCTTCAATCGTCCGTCGAAGACATATGCTCTTGTTCAGAATGTTGCAGAGCGCGCCACTGAGCGTTACGGTTTCACAAGTAGGATTCATGATCTTCATGATGTTGGTCCTTCGCTTGGACGTGCGATCTGGCGCAAGGAACTCGATGATCAGGCGAAAGAGATTATCGATGCCATCGTTACCTCGGACGCTCTCATCGTTGGCGCGCCAACCTACAAGGGTTCCTATCCTGGCCTGTTCAAGCACCTGATTGACCTGATCGAGCCGCATGAGTTGCGCGCTAAACCGATCGTCATAACGGCGACAGGGGGAGGCGACCGTCATGCGTTGATGGTTGAACATCAGTTGCGGCCGCTGTTCGGCTTCTTCATGTCTCATACCTTGCCGACGGCTGTTTACGCATCCGATCGTGATTTCACAGACTATCGTGTTTCCTCCGCGCCGCTTTCAAATCGGATCGAGGAGGTGGTCGGTGAGCTCGCAGCCTTCTTCCCCGCAGAAAATCCAATTCTAGCCGCAGCCGAATAG
- a CDS encoding gamma-glutamylcyclotransferase: MTGDRRMSLTAELVALCFRDEQDLGPDPHRPLLSDAEFEAVAERIFHESKQQPLWIFAYGSLIWKPDFDAVESRRAIAQGWHRSFCLRLNRWRGTPEQPGLMMALDRGGSCAGMAYRLPDNDRLGQIRRLLRREIGSREGVKAIRWITVETDQGYVRALVFWAGPKGEHVSLKLPLATVARVLARACGHIGSCAEYLYLTVLHLEQYGIRDRNLWQLQELVACEIRSIHRLSS; this comes from the coding sequence ATGACGGGCGACCGGCGGATGTCCTTAACCGCGGAGCTTGTAGCGCTTTGTTTTCGAGACGAACAGGATCTTGGCCCAGATCCGCATCGACCACTGCTGAGTGACGCTGAATTCGAGGCCGTCGCCGAGCGGATCTTCCACGAGAGCAAACAACAGCCTCTGTGGATTTTTGCGTACGGCTCCCTGATCTGGAAACCCGACTTTGATGCTGTTGAAAGTCGCCGGGCGATTGCTCAAGGATGGCATCGCTCATTTTGTCTGCGGCTCAATCGCTGGAGAGGCACGCCGGAACAGCCGGGGCTGATGATGGCGCTTGACCGCGGCGGGAGTTGCGCTGGCATGGCCTATCGCCTACCGGACAATGATCGCCTTGGCCAAATCCGAAGATTGTTACGGCGCGAGATTGGTTCTCGCGAAGGCGTCAAGGCGATCCGCTGGATCACGGTCGAGACGGATCAAGGATATGTACGCGCACTGGTTTTCTGGGCCGGTCCAAAGGGTGAGCACGTCTCTTTGAAGTTGCCCTTGGCAACCGTCGCGCGCGTGCTGGCGCGTGCCTGCGGCCATATAGGCTCATGCGCGGAATATTTATACCTGACCGTTCTGCACTTGGAGCAGTATGGAATCCGCGATCGCAATTTGTGGCAACTGCAAGAACTTGTTGCTTGCGAGATTCGGTCCATACACCGGCTATCATCCTGA
- a CDS encoding ABC transporter substrate-binding protein, translated as MAAVKSLGFLLAMALAPAAAQAQDTKPVHGGTLNVALGTDTAIIDPSITGSSVTAVIARNLVDSLVGQAEDNSFTPWLADRWEISDDHTRYTFHLRKNVTFSDGTPLDAEAVKYNFDRIIDPKTTSAYAKSLLGPVKSIEALDADTVVIAYQKPFSPLLQGLSLPYLGIQSPTYLKKTANTKNTVVGSGPFTLESFVKGSGSHVIKRQDYNWGPGYAAHKGAAYLDAIVFKILPEASVRLGALTSGQVDAIDNVPPANYRSVQENPSLQVVTRENPGVNTSYFLNTSRGPFADEKVRQAFQSAVDVKSAVQAAYLGSLKPADNIFGPSTLYYDPSIAASWGYDPSKANKLLDEAGWSERDGEGFRTKDGKRLTVRYVYDSSDKSAEEVLLAQAVQFQVKQVGFDLELVPTDDGGHTGALGSNDYDIDSFWYVRAEPDILRTVFLSDYIPPKGANSARVNALDERLLKAVGASDEERKKLYGEAQKEIIKKAYAVPLFVAAYQLGASRKLQGISWATNAKPNFYDAWLER; from the coding sequence ATGGCGGCGGTGAAGTCGCTTGGGTTTCTGCTTGCCATGGCTCTTGCACCGGCAGCGGCACAGGCACAGGACACCAAACCCGTTCATGGAGGCACGCTCAATGTTGCGCTCGGCACAGATACGGCAATCATCGATCCATCAATAACGGGCAGTTCGGTGACTGCGGTGATTGCCCGCAATCTCGTTGATTCACTCGTTGGCCAAGCCGAGGATAACAGCTTCACGCCATGGCTTGCCGATCGCTGGGAGATCAGTGACGATCACACACGCTACACCTTTCATCTGCGCAAGAATGTAACCTTCAGCGATGGCACGCCGCTTGATGCCGAAGCCGTGAAATACAATTTCGACCGCATTATCGACCCGAAGACGACGTCGGCCTATGCAAAATCCTTGCTCGGGCCGGTCAAGTCGATCGAGGCACTCGACGCGGACACAGTGGTCATCGCGTACCAGAAACCGTTCTCGCCGCTGCTTCAAGGCCTGAGCCTGCCCTACCTCGGCATCCAGTCGCCGACTTATCTCAAGAAGACGGCAAACACCAAAAACACGGTCGTTGGGTCTGGTCCGTTCACGCTTGAGAGTTTCGTGAAAGGGAGCGGCAGTCATGTCATAAAGCGGCAGGACTACAACTGGGGTCCTGGCTATGCGGCCCATAAAGGCGCCGCCTATCTTGACGCTATCGTTTTCAAGATCCTGCCGGAAGCATCCGTTCGCCTCGGTGCGCTGACGAGCGGCCAGGTCGACGCGATCGATAACGTGCCGCCCGCAAACTACCGCTCCGTGCAAGAAAATCCTTCCCTGCAGGTGGTCACGCGCGAGAATCCGGGCGTCAATACGTCCTATTTCCTCAATACCTCGCGCGGTCCGTTTGCCGATGAGAAGGTGCGGCAGGCCTTCCAGAGCGCGGTGGATGTGAAATCGGCGGTGCAGGCCGCCTACCTCGGCAGCCTGAAGCCCGCCGACAACATTTTTGGTCCTTCGACGCTCTACTACGATCCATCAATCGCTGCGTCTTGGGGATATGATCCGTCCAAGGCAAACAAACTGCTCGACGAGGCCGGCTGGTCAGAGCGAGATGGCGAGGGCTTTCGCACGAAGGACGGCAAGCGTCTCACCGTCCGCTATGTTTACGATTCCTCCGATAAGAGCGCAGAAGAAGTTCTCCTCGCTCAGGCGGTGCAGTTTCAGGTCAAGCAGGTGGGATTCGACCTCGAACTAGTTCCAACAGACGATGGCGGACATACCGGGGCGCTCGGCAGCAATGACTACGACATCGATTCCTTCTGGTACGTCCGTGCCGAGCCCGATATTCTCCGTACGGTCTTCCTTTCCGACTACATTCCGCCGAAGGGAGCAAATTCCGCCCGTGTAAACGCACTGGACGAGCGGCTTTTGAAGGCGGTCGGCGCGAGCGACGAAGAGCGCAAGAAGCTCTACGGCGAGGCCCAAAAGGAGATCATCAAAAAGGCATACGCCGTGCCGCTCTTCGTGGCAGCCTATCAGCTGGGCGCTTCGAGGAAACTGCAAGGGATCAGCTGGGCCACCAATGCCAAGCCGAATTTCTATGATGCCTGGCTTGAGCGCTAG
- a CDS encoding ABC transporter permease, protein MMPGLSARLALRALNRLLMIAVVLWGAATIAFVVVKLIPGDPVGVISGGDNIVDGPQREAIARQFGLDQPIAVQYATYVRRALTGDFGTSYQYRQPVTRVIVEAGGYTVQLAATAMLIAVVAALISAIATAGQRAKLRAALIGFELIALSTPIYWIGIVLLTLFSFKLQWFPVTGSDGFRSLVLPAVTLSLPLGALLSQVLRDGLEDSLTQPFAMTVRMRGVGETILRIRHGLRHAALAASTLTGTLLASVLGGSILTETVFGRPGIGQITLQAIKSRDMPMVLGLVMFSALIFVIVNIIVDALYLVIDPRLRRASHE, encoded by the coding sequence ATGATGCCTGGCTTGAGCGCTAGATTGGCCCTGAGGGCGCTGAACCGGCTGCTGATGATTGCGGTCGTCCTGTGGGGCGCGGCGACAATCGCCTTCGTCGTGGTCAAGCTGATACCGGGCGATCCAGTCGGGGTCATCAGTGGCGGGGACAATATCGTCGACGGCCCGCAACGCGAGGCGATCGCTCGGCAGTTCGGGTTGGATCAGCCGATTGCCGTGCAATATGCAACCTACGTGCGGCGCGCCCTCACCGGAGATTTCGGCACCAGCTATCAATATCGGCAACCTGTCACCCGCGTGATTGTTGAAGCCGGAGGCTACACAGTGCAACTGGCTGCGACAGCGATGCTTATTGCCGTCGTGGCCGCTCTCATCAGCGCCATTGCGACCGCTGGACAGCGCGCGAAATTGCGAGCGGCGTTGATCGGCTTCGAACTCATTGCTCTCAGCACACCAATCTACTGGATCGGCATCGTTTTGCTCACGCTGTTCAGCTTCAAGCTGCAGTGGTTTCCGGTCACGGGCAGCGACGGTTTTCGCTCGCTCGTGCTGCCGGCCGTGACACTCAGCCTGCCGCTTGGTGCGTTGCTCAGCCAGGTTCTTCGCGACGGGCTGGAGGATTCGCTGACCCAACCCTTTGCAATGACGGTACGAATGCGCGGCGTTGGCGAGACGATACTGCGCATCCGGCACGGCTTGCGTCACGCGGCCCTTGCTGCTTCGACGCTCACCGGCACGCTTCTCGCAAGCGTTCTCGGCGGCTCGATCTTGACCGAGACCGTCTTTGGCCGGCCCGGCATCGGACAGATCACCCTGCAGGCGATCAAAAGCCGGGACATGCCCATGGTTCTCGGTCTGGTGATGTTCTCGGCACTGATCTTCGTCATCGTCAATATCATCGTTGATGCTCTCTACCTTGTCATCGACCCACGCCTTCGGAGGGCAAGTCATGAGTAA
- a CDS encoding ABC transporter permease, which produces MSNGIDIPLLRIQQDRNPWFSPATLLPATFVPLLLVAAAAPSLLASIAPDAVDFLAPFQPPSVAHWFGTDQLGRDVYSRVVHGTAQSLFIGLGATLIACAGGVVLGTITALAPRPLDRVLVRLLDILLAFPEILLALLVIAVLGRGPFNTSLAVGLAGIAGYARLVRAEVLRVSRSGYVEQAVVIGEPYLAIVAEHIVPNTIRPLAVLATVGIGTSVLAASALSFLGLGVVPPSPEWGALLADGRNVLDVAPWASLLPATVVAVSVISMTLLGRRLQAILLQRER; this is translated from the coding sequence ATGAGTAACGGCATAGATATCCCGCTGCTGCGGATACAGCAGGACCGGAACCCATGGTTTTCGCCGGCAACGCTATTGCCAGCGACATTCGTGCCGCTGCTGTTGGTGGCTGCGGCGGCACCCAGCCTGCTCGCATCCATCGCGCCCGATGCCGTAGACTTCCTGGCTCCCTTTCAGCCACCCAGCGTTGCTCACTGGTTTGGTACAGACCAGCTCGGCCGCGATGTCTATTCCCGCGTCGTGCACGGAACGGCGCAATCGCTCTTCATTGGGCTAGGGGCGACACTGATTGCATGCGCCGGCGGCGTCGTGCTTGGGACAATCACAGCGCTGGCGCCGCGACCGCTTGATCGTGTGCTGGTCCGGCTGCTCGATATCCTGCTTGCCTTTCCGGAGATTCTTCTCGCTCTCCTCGTCATCGCGGTTCTCGGACGCGGACCGTTCAATACGTCGCTCGCCGTCGGGCTGGCCGGCATTGCGGGTTACGCGCGTCTGGTTCGCGCCGAGGTGCTGCGCGTCAGCCGATCCGGCTACGTGGAACAGGCCGTGGTGATTGGCGAACCCTATCTTGCGATCGTCGCCGAACATATCGTGCCAAACACCATCCGACCCCTGGCTGTTCTTGCAACCGTCGGAATAGGCACCTCCGTGCTTGCGGCTTCCGCGCTGAGCTTTCTCGGCCTTGGCGTCGTGCCTCCCTCTCCAGAATGGGGCGCGCTTCTTGCCGATGGGCGCAATGTTCTTGATGTCGCGCCCTGGGCCAGTCTGTTGCCGGCAACGGTCGTTGCGGTGTCGGTCATTTCCATGACCCTGCTTGGCCGCCGTCTGCAGGCGATCCTGCTCCAACGGGAGCGCTGA